In Legionella sp. PATHC035, a genomic segment contains:
- a CDS encoding enoyl-ACP reductase FabI yields MGFLAGKKALIIGLASNRSIAYGIAKAFHEQGAELAFTYQNERLKERVESMAAEFNSTLTFPCDVAHDDEIQALFSNLRKQWDHLDILIHSVAYAPADQISGDFVESCTREGFRIAHDISAYSLIGLAQAALPMMEGTEGSLLTLSYYGAEKAVPNYNVMGVAKASLEASVRYLAASLGQKGIRINAISAGPIKTLAAAGIKDFRKIQSAYANITPLHRNVTIEEVGNTAAFLCSNLASGITGEVVHVDAGYHAVSTMSDIS; encoded by the coding sequence GTGGGATTTTTAGCGGGTAAAAAAGCACTCATTATTGGTCTTGCAAGCAATAGATCTATTGCTTACGGCATTGCCAAAGCATTTCATGAACAAGGAGCTGAATTAGCGTTTACTTATCAAAATGAACGTTTAAAAGAACGTGTGGAGTCAATGGCAGCCGAATTCAATTCCACTCTAACCTTTCCTTGTGATGTAGCTCACGACGACGAAATTCAAGCTCTTTTTTCCAATCTCCGCAAACAATGGGATCACCTGGATATCCTAATTCATTCAGTGGCTTATGCCCCAGCAGATCAAATTAGTGGCGACTTTGTAGAATCGTGCACTCGCGAAGGTTTTAGAATAGCTCATGATATCAGTGCATACAGTCTCATTGGTCTGGCACAAGCGGCCTTACCGATGATGGAAGGAACTGAAGGTTCTCTTTTAACACTCTCATATTATGGCGCAGAAAAGGCAGTGCCTAACTATAATGTGATGGGTGTCGCTAAAGCAAGCCTTGAAGCTTCTGTACGTTATTTAGCTGCGAGTTTGGGACAAAAAGGCATCCGTATCAATGCCATATCTGCAGGCCCCATCAAAACACTTGCTGCAGCAGGAATTAAAGATTTTCGTAAAATACAAAGTGCTTATGCCAACATTACCCCTCTCCATAGAAACGTTACTATTGAGGAAGTTGGAAATACGGCTGCATTTTTATGCTCTAACTTAGCCTCTGGGATTACAGGCGAAGTAGTTCATGTTGATGCAGGTTATCATGCAGTATCCACTATGAGTGATATCAGTTAA
- the ribD gene encoding bifunctional diaminohydroxyphosphoribosylaminopyrimidine deaminase/5-amino-6-(5-phosphoribosylamino)uracil reductase RibD, which produces MHKKFLLATLEQARLGQGHCAPNPCVGAVAVQNGTIIAQACHQGAGTPHAEQLLLSQIPPKMPGVSLYISLEPCNHWGRTPPCVDAIIQYGVEEVVFAYLDPNPVVAKNNSTEKLRAHGIKVTHYPVDEITEFYKSYSYWTLTQKPRVTVKIAHTLNGKIGRTEGERVILSNSLCGEFTHRMRAAADVILTTARTVQLDNPKMNVRIGQEEQAKPVAIIDRQLCLDKNSQIFSTAAHCHVYHSNDREVSYPNSTLHFIPTKDGTMNLSAIISHLGELGFHDVWVEAGGALFTALHQEGLVHRTYLYIVPSILEHNAVSAYQQSGIFNRAHTISWHAMGDNMIACLDWQEDKMNTGSNEVAL; this is translated from the coding sequence ATGCACAAAAAGTTTTTGCTCGCAACGCTTGAACAGGCCCGTCTTGGTCAAGGCCATTGCGCCCCTAATCCTTGTGTTGGCGCTGTTGCTGTGCAAAATGGAACTATTATAGCACAAGCATGTCATCAAGGTGCAGGGACACCTCATGCAGAACAATTATTGTTATCACAGATTCCTCCTAAAATGCCAGGGGTCAGTCTATATATTTCTCTCGAGCCTTGTAATCATTGGGGAAGAACGCCGCCTTGTGTCGATGCAATCATTCAGTATGGAGTAGAAGAAGTTGTTTTTGCCTATTTGGATCCTAACCCAGTTGTAGCTAAAAATAATTCTACGGAAAAACTACGTGCTCATGGAATAAAAGTGACGCACTATCCTGTTGATGAGATTACTGAATTTTATAAAAGTTATTCCTATTGGACATTGACGCAAAAGCCAAGAGTAACAGTGAAAATAGCACATACATTAAATGGCAAAATCGGTCGCACAGAAGGGGAACGGGTTATTTTGTCCAATAGTTTGTGCGGGGAGTTCACGCATCGAATGCGCGCGGCGGCTGATGTGATTCTTACAACTGCTCGAACAGTGCAACTGGATAATCCCAAGATGAATGTGCGTATCGGCCAGGAAGAGCAAGCAAAACCAGTTGCAATTATCGACAGGCAGTTATGCCTTGATAAAAACTCACAAATTTTTTCAACAGCTGCTCATTGTCATGTATATCATAGCAATGATCGAGAAGTTTCTTATCCCAATAGTACTTTGCATTTTATTCCTACAAAGGATGGAACTATGAATTTAAGTGCTATAATAAGCCACTTGGGAGAATTGGGATTTCATGATGTTTGGGTAGAAGCAGGAGGGGCTCTTTTTACCGCACTCCATCAAGAAGGATTAGTTCATCGAACTTATTTATATATAGTTCCAAGTATCTTGGAGCACAATGCAGTTTCAGCATACCAGCAGAGTGGGATTTTTAACCGAGCGCATACAATTTCTTGGCATGCTATGGGCGACAATATGATAGCATGTCTGGATTGGCAGGAAGATAAAATGAACACTGGATCAAATGAGGTCGCGTTATGA
- a CDS encoding M48 family metalloprotease: MIKLKIKKNIFWIVLATLLAQPAFAEGLSPYSTSELEQLEKEFVQQINQSESVERNPLASQYINRIGKNLARAGHIKSPDFFIVKSNEINAFAGPGGHIGINSQLILTTDSESELAGVMAHEIAHVRLHHLYRAIEHQKQMRIPMLASLLASAALGIINPTVGMAGMMGSLSGFSQDNINFTRSKEKEADRIGIDMLIKAGYNPHSMAAFFKKMQENSRYYYTANVPAILRTHPLDGDRIAEAENRTAQFSHKQFADSSDYPLVKELIRTSVTREPKTLLDYYEHQCNKKTPAYACQYGHALSLINTNNYAKAAALLGPLLAQNNNLYFQIAMAQTETGLSQHKAALSRLEEIQKNYPDNYAALMAYAQGLLAANQNEKATSILLKGSRKYKQDLPLCRELARAQAQSQQKSYAYFTQAQCLLLEGQKRAAVAQLKVARDLAKKDPYLTARISAKIDEIVN; the protein is encoded by the coding sequence ATGATTAAATTGAAAATTAAGAAAAACATCTTTTGGATTGTGTTAGCAACTCTTCTTGCCCAGCCTGCTTTCGCTGAGGGACTGTCTCCATACTCAACAAGCGAACTGGAACAATTAGAAAAAGAGTTCGTCCAGCAGATCAATCAATCAGAAAGTGTGGAGCGAAATCCACTAGCCAGCCAGTACATTAATCGTATTGGAAAAAATCTTGCACGTGCTGGACATATTAAATCACCTGATTTCTTTATAGTAAAATCAAATGAAATCAATGCATTCGCAGGTCCTGGTGGGCATATAGGTATCAATTCTCAACTCATTTTAACTACTGATAGTGAAAGTGAACTTGCGGGGGTAATGGCCCATGAGATCGCACACGTGCGTTTGCATCACCTTTACAGAGCTATCGAACATCAAAAACAAATGCGTATTCCGATGCTCGCTTCTTTACTGGCATCGGCTGCTTTAGGGATTATCAATCCTACTGTGGGCATGGCTGGAATGATGGGATCTTTATCAGGATTTTCTCAAGATAACATCAACTTTACCCGCTCTAAGGAAAAAGAAGCAGATAGAATTGGCATCGATATGCTGATTAAAGCAGGATATAACCCTCATAGTATGGCTGCTTTCTTTAAAAAAATGCAGGAAAATTCTCGCTATTATTATACTGCGAATGTCCCTGCTATTCTGCGTACCCATCCTCTGGACGGAGACAGAATAGCCGAAGCAGAAAACCGAACTGCACAATTTTCACACAAACAATTCGCCGACTCCTCTGATTATCCCTTAGTCAAAGAATTAATTCGTACTTCTGTAACCCGTGAACCTAAAACATTACTCGATTATTATGAGCATCAATGCAACAAAAAAACTCCTGCCTATGCTTGCCAATATGGTCATGCGCTGAGCTTAATTAATACAAATAATTATGCAAAGGCCGCTGCGTTATTGGGTCCTTTGTTAGCGCAAAATAATAATCTTTATTTTCAAATTGCTATGGCACAGACTGAAACAGGGTTATCCCAGCATAAAGCGGCCCTCTCTCGACTGGAAGAAATACAAAAAAATTACCCAGATAATTATGCAGCCTTGATGGCTTATGCTCAGGGTTTATTGGCAGCAAATCAAAATGAAAAAGCAACAAGTATCCTACTTAAAGGAAGCAGAAAGTACAAACAAGATCTTCCTTTATGCCGAGAATTAGCCCGCGCACAAGCGCAATCGCAGCAAAAAAGTTATGCTTATTTTACGCAAGCTCAATGTTTACTTCTTGAAGGACAAAAAAGAGCGGCGGTCGCCCAACTTAAAGTTGCTCGTGATCTTGCCAAAAAAGATCCTTATTTAACAGCAAGGATTTCTGCCAAAATTGATGAAATTGTGAATTAA
- a CDS encoding ankyrin repeat domain-containing protein, whose product MKPAIKKTSLGTPEEMISAIVEYCRKGHKWGVKAILKNIKEDERGALLNQRDRFGDTALTAAAAGGHHSLVQYLLEIPGVNPNVTTEGTGFTPLIVAAAKGYGNMVDTLIKKPTVKLEIKDINGLTAAEEAEYANHLDISNTIMNKMTP is encoded by the coding sequence ATGAAGCCTGCGATAAAGAAAACGAGTCTAGGTACTCCTGAAGAAATGATTTCAGCAATAGTCGAATACTGCAGGAAAGGACATAAGTGGGGCGTAAAGGCGATTCTTAAAAACATTAAAGAAGATGAACGTGGCGCGCTATTAAATCAACGTGATCGTTTTGGTGATACCGCACTAACAGCCGCTGCTGCTGGTGGTCACCATAGTTTGGTACAATATTTATTGGAGATCCCAGGGGTTAATCCAAATGTAACGACCGAAGGCACAGGATTTACTCCTCTAATAGTGGCTGCCGCTAAAGGATATGGCAATATGGTGGATACCTTGATTAAAAAACCAACGGTCAAACTGGAAATTAAAGATATAAATGGACTGACGGCCGCAGAAGAAGCGGAATACGCGAACCATTTAGATATCTCAAATACAATAATGAATAAAATGACACCGTGA
- a CDS encoding YajQ family cyclic di-GMP-binding protein yields the protein MPSFDIVSETNMVELRNAVDNAVREMGTRFDFRGVESSIELKELTVTLRAESDFQVRQLEDLFRNHCSKRNVDASGVDMEEEPVHSGKFYSLNMTFKQGIDQPTAKDIVKHIKDSKTKVQASIQGDKIRVTGKKRDDLQEVIALLKKSDIKLPLQYENFRD from the coding sequence ATGCCTTCTTTTGATATTGTCTCTGAAACTAATATGGTTGAATTACGTAATGCGGTTGATAATGCGGTGCGCGAAATGGGTACTCGCTTTGATTTTCGAGGGGTAGAGTCAAGTATAGAACTTAAAGAACTCACGGTGACATTACGCGCCGAATCAGACTTTCAAGTCAGGCAATTAGAGGATTTGTTCCGAAATCATTGCAGTAAACGTAATGTGGATGCCTCTGGTGTAGATATGGAAGAGGAGCCGGTGCATAGTGGAAAATTTTACTCCTTGAATATGACCTTTAAACAAGGAATAGATCAGCCAACAGCTAAGGATATCGTCAAACATATTAAAGATTCCAAGACTAAGGTTCAAGCTTCTATTCAAGGGGATAAAATTCGTGTTACTGGTAAAAAACGTGATGATTTACAAGAAGTTATTGCGCTTTTAAAAAAATCAGATATCAAATTGCCATTGCAGTATGAAAATTTTCGAGATTAG
- a CDS encoding CTP synthase — MTNFIFITGGVVSSLGKGIAAASLAAVLEARGLKVTLIKLDPYINVDPGTMSPFQHGEVFVTNDGAETDLDLGHYERFVNTTMTKRNNFTSGKIYETVIKKERKGDYLGGTVQVIPHITNEIKRCIKLGADGFDVAMVEIGGTVGDIESLPFLEAIRQMRIELGSQRTLFIHLTLVPYIATSGETKTKPTQHSVKELRSIGIQPDILICRSEKALPMSDRAKIALFTNVEKEGVIPLEDAPSIYQIPRILHEHGLDDIVVKKLGLDAKPADLSEWDRVVAMQATQTMTVKIAMVGKYIELNDAYKSINEALLHAGLHTQTKVDIVYLDAELIEKHGSSILEGIDAILVPGGFGERGVEGKIKAIQYAREHHVPFLGICLGMQTAVIEFARNVVGLKEANSTEFNKNTAHPVLGLISEWMDVDGSKQLRDEHGDLGGTMRLGAQLCQLEEGTLARKVYGKPQIIERHRHRYEVNNKYVESLVNHGLIISGRSADNSLVEMVELSDHPWFLACQFHPEFTSTPRASHPLFKQFVLAAREKHQGKN, encoded by the coding sequence ATGACAAATTTTATTTTTATTACAGGTGGTGTGGTCTCTTCCTTAGGTAAAGGTATTGCAGCTGCGTCTCTCGCTGCTGTTCTTGAGGCACGGGGTCTTAAAGTAACATTGATTAAACTTGATCCTTATATTAATGTGGATCCAGGAACCATGAGCCCATTCCAACATGGTGAAGTTTTTGTAACCAATGATGGTGCAGAAACCGATCTGGATTTAGGTCATTACGAACGTTTTGTAAATACAACGATGACAAAACGTAATAATTTTACCTCTGGAAAAATTTATGAAACCGTCATTAAAAAAGAAAGAAAGGGCGATTATTTAGGCGGGACTGTTCAGGTTATTCCTCATATAACCAATGAGATCAAGCGATGCATCAAATTAGGTGCTGATGGTTTTGATGTGGCAATGGTTGAAATTGGTGGAACCGTTGGGGATATTGAATCATTACCTTTTCTCGAAGCCATTCGTCAAATGCGTATTGAATTAGGGTCGCAAAGAACCTTATTTATCCATCTGACATTAGTGCCCTATATTGCTACTTCAGGCGAGACGAAAACAAAACCAACACAGCACTCAGTAAAGGAATTACGTTCTATAGGTATCCAACCTGATATTTTGATTTGTCGCTCAGAAAAAGCATTACCTATGTCTGATCGAGCTAAAATTGCTCTGTTTACTAATGTGGAGAAAGAGGGAGTTATTCCTCTTGAGGATGCGCCAAGTATTTATCAAATTCCAAGAATATTGCATGAGCATGGACTTGATGACATCGTTGTCAAGAAATTAGGGCTGGATGCCAAACCCGCTGATTTAAGCGAATGGGACCGCGTCGTGGCGATGCAAGCCACCCAAACCATGACTGTAAAAATTGCCATGGTTGGTAAGTATATTGAATTGAATGATGCATATAAATCAATTAATGAAGCGTTGTTGCATGCTGGGCTTCATACTCAGACTAAAGTGGATATCGTCTATTTAGATGCTGAATTGATCGAAAAGCATGGTTCTTCAATTTTGGAAGGTATTGACGCGATTCTTGTTCCTGGGGGATTTGGGGAACGTGGTGTGGAAGGTAAAATCAAAGCAATCCAATATGCTCGAGAGCATCACGTTCCTTTCTTGGGAATTTGTTTGGGAATGCAAACTGCAGTCATTGAATTTGCCAGAAATGTTGTTGGCCTAAAAGAGGCAAATTCCACCGAATTTAATAAAAATACTGCCCATCCTGTGCTTGGATTAATCAGTGAGTGGATGGATGTAGATGGTTCAAAACAACTTCGTGATGAACATGGTGACTTAGGCGGTACGATGCGTTTGGGAGCCCAATTATGTCAATTGGAAGAAGGCACCCTAGCGCGTAAGGTCTATGGAAAACCACAAATAATCGAGCGTCATCGCCATCGTTATGAAGTAAATAATAAATATGTGGAAAGTCTCGTGAATCATGGATTAATTATCTCTGGACGCTCAGCAGATAATTCTTTAGTCGAAATGGTGGAGTTATCAGACCATCCTTGGTTCTTAGCTTGTCAGTTTCATCCAGAATTTACATCAACTCCGAGAGCAAGCCATCCGCTTTTTAAACAGTTTGTACTTGCTGCTCGCGAGAAACATCAAGGAAAAAATTAA
- the kdsA gene encoding 3-deoxy-8-phosphooctulonate synthase, with protein sequence MKLCGFEVGLDKPLFLIAGPCVIESEALALETAGYLKEICSQLQIPFIYKSSFDKANRSSISSYRGPGFEKGLAILEKVKTQVGVPVLTDVHEDTPLLEVSSVVDVLQTPAFLCRQTNFIQKVASMNKPVNIKKGQFLAPWEMKHVIAKAQACGNEQIMACERGVSFGYNNLVSDMRSLAIMRETGCPVVYDATHSVQLPGGNNGVSGGQREFVPVLARAAVAAGISGLFMETHPDPDKALSDGPNSWPLAKMKSLLESLKALDAVYKNMGEIE encoded by the coding sequence ATGAAATTATGCGGATTTGAAGTAGGTTTAGATAAGCCTTTATTTTTAATTGCTGGACCTTGTGTCATTGAGAGTGAAGCGTTAGCGCTGGAAACAGCTGGATATTTAAAAGAAATATGTAGCCAGTTACAGATTCCTTTTATCTATAAGTCTTCATTTGATAAGGCAAACCGTTCTTCTATATCCAGTTATAGAGGGCCTGGTTTTGAAAAGGGATTGGCGATATTGGAAAAGGTAAAAACGCAGGTAGGTGTTCCTGTGTTAACTGATGTTCATGAAGATACGCCTTTATTGGAAGTCTCTAGTGTTGTTGACGTATTACAAACCCCAGCGTTTTTATGCAGACAAACCAATTTTATTCAAAAAGTAGCGTCAATGAATAAGCCGGTGAATATCAAAAAAGGGCAGTTTTTAGCTCCTTGGGAAATGAAGCATGTGATTGCTAAAGCGCAAGCATGTGGTAATGAACAGATTATGGCGTGTGAGCGTGGTGTGAGTTTTGGATACAATAATTTGGTTTCAGATATGCGTTCATTAGCGATTATGCGCGAAACAGGATGTCCTGTTGTTTATGATGCAACGCATTCAGTGCAGCTACCTGGGGGAAATAATGGCGTTTCTGGTGGACAACGTGAGTTTGTTCCTGTGCTTGCACGTGCTGCAGTAGCTGCAGGAATTTCAGGGTTGTTTATGGAAACTCATCCTGATCCAGATAAGGCCTTGAGCGATGGGCCTAACAGTTGGCCTTTGGCTAAAATGAAGTCTTTGCTTGAGTCATTAAAAGCATTGGATGCAGTTTATAAAAATATGGGGGAAATTGAGTAA
- a CDS encoding MATE family efflux transporter, which translates to MTSFRSNFKPLLRLAIPLILTGLLQSSIYFFVTIFLAHVSQDALAAGSLVAWLFGTFSVIILGILNSINVLVAHQYGAQNKHGISLVFRDGFWLACILTLPACYFFWHIAPLLRYLGQNQALVNLTESYLHALTWGLFPNFITVVLMEFVIGLGKTRPALLFSTLNVSLNILFSFVLIFGKLGLPTLGVAGAGWGSTIGFWITALFFTGFIFINKEYKPYTRLLFTYLKPFYCMELLKIGAPLGIMYCVEIGFFFVLILIVGSLGNQLLAANQITLQYLCILISIIFSIAQAITVRIGHLLGEGDTNSAKNAGYAGTLASITLMLVAALIYWFFPELLIGIDFDTHDPHNQGVVHFAIQLLAISAIFQIFESARISLFGALRALKDTRYTLAISMISFWGIALPIGYLCAIPLRWGAVGLWWGMTLAALGSAVLLYRRFNFKIRHYRTNG; encoded by the coding sequence GTGACATCATTTAGAAGTAATTTTAAACCCTTACTCAGATTAGCGATTCCACTGATTCTCACTGGATTATTGCAATCTTCAATTTATTTTTTTGTTACTATTTTTTTAGCTCATGTCAGCCAAGACGCATTAGCGGCAGGTTCACTGGTTGCTTGGCTTTTTGGTACATTTAGCGTCATTATTTTGGGTATCTTAAATTCAATTAATGTTTTGGTAGCGCATCAATATGGAGCGCAAAATAAGCATGGAATTTCTTTGGTTTTTCGAGATGGGTTCTGGCTGGCATGTATTTTGACCCTTCCCGCATGTTACTTTTTTTGGCATATTGCCCCACTGCTCCGTTATCTTGGGCAAAATCAAGCATTAGTTAATCTGACAGAATCTTATTTACATGCATTGACCTGGGGATTATTCCCTAATTTCATCACTGTGGTACTGATGGAGTTTGTTATAGGACTTGGCAAAACACGACCTGCATTACTCTTTAGCACCCTCAATGTTTCCTTAAATATTCTATTTAGTTTCGTACTGATTTTTGGAAAATTGGGTTTGCCCACTCTGGGCGTTGCTGGTGCTGGTTGGGGATCAACTATAGGTTTCTGGATAACTGCATTATTTTTCACTGGGTTTATTTTTATAAATAAAGAATATAAACCCTATACTCGTCTTCTCTTTACGTACCTTAAACCATTTTACTGCATGGAACTGCTAAAAATTGGTGCTCCTCTAGGGATAATGTATTGTGTGGAAATTGGCTTTTTCTTTGTCTTGATTTTAATTGTAGGTTCTCTTGGAAATCAATTATTGGCCGCAAATCAAATCACCTTACAATACTTATGCATATTGATATCCATCATTTTTTCCATAGCACAAGCAATCACTGTTCGCATAGGGCATTTACTGGGAGAAGGTGATACAAACTCTGCAAAGAACGCAGGTTATGCCGGTACTCTTGCCTCCATTACTTTGATGCTTGTTGCAGCGCTTATTTATTGGTTTTTCCCTGAGTTACTTATTGGAATTGATTTTGATACACACGATCCCCACAATCAGGGAGTAGTGCATTTTGCCATCCAACTTCTCGCAATTAGTGCAATTTTTCAAATATTCGAATCAGCCCGTATCTCGCTATTTGGTGCTTTACGTGCTCTAAAAGACACCCGCTATACACTGGCCATCTCCATGATCAGTTTTTGGGGAATCGCTCTGCCTATCGGTTACTTATGTGCAATTCCTCTTCGATGGGGAGCTGTCGGTCTTTGGTGGGGCATGACTTTGGCTGCTTTGGGTAGTGCTGTCTTGCTCTACAGGCGGTTTAATTTTAAAATCCGCCATTATCGAACCAATGGATGA
- the udk gene encoding uridine kinase, producing MNKQAIIIGISGPSASGKSLLANTIVNELGSEQVVVISEDAYYKDNGHLPFTERERINYDHPDSFDHALLCEHLRQLREGRPVEIPIYSHSKHMRLPETRTIGQHAIIILEGILLFSDKELREIMDIRIFMSTPLDVCLTRRLKRDVVERHRTFESVVHQYETTVRPMYLQFIEPSSRYADIIVPRGGENRIAIEMIQAKMRELLASHTN from the coding sequence ATGAATAAACAAGCCATAATTATTGGGATTTCAGGCCCTTCTGCATCAGGTAAAAGTCTCTTAGCAAATACTATTGTTAATGAGCTTGGCTCAGAACAGGTAGTAGTTATTTCTGAAGACGCCTACTACAAAGACAATGGTCATTTGCCTTTCACTGAACGAGAAAGAATAAACTATGACCACCCTGATTCTTTCGATCATGCTTTGCTTTGTGAGCATTTGAGGCAATTAAGGGAAGGCAGACCAGTTGAAATACCGATTTATTCACACTCTAAGCACATGCGCTTGCCTGAAACCAGAACCATTGGTCAACATGCCATCATTATTCTTGAAGGCATTTTACTCTTCAGTGATAAAGAGTTACGAGAAATAATGGATATTCGAATTTTTATGTCTACTCCTTTAGACGTGTGTTTAACCCGCCGTTTGAAAAGAGATGTGGTTGAACGACATCGAACGTTTGAATCGGTAGTACATCAATATGAAACCACCGTACGTCCCATGTACTTACAGTTTATTGAACCATCCAGTCGCTACGCTGACATCATTGTTCCTCGTGGAGGAGAGAACAGGATTGCTATTGAAATGATTCAAGCTAAAATGCGTGAATTGTTAGCATCACACACTAATTAA
- the ribB gene encoding 3,4-dihydroxy-2-butanone-4-phosphate synthase, with protein MKYSLATIEHAVETLKAGKMVILMDDEDRENEGDLVVAAEYATPEAINFMSRHGCGLICLSMADELIDKLQLPMMAQNNKSPYGTAFTVSIEAAEGVSTGISAKDRAQTIKVAISPESGPKDVISPGHVFPLRAKKKGVLERAGQTEGSVDLAKLAGLTPAAVICEIINEDGTMSRRDELVLFSQKHNIPLVTIKDLIEYRIRHEALIEAAASTRIPLQNKGDFNMTVFANELDCAEHFALVKPPVFANRVPLVRIHSECITGDIFGSCKCDCGKQLEQSLSQIAAEGGVLIYLRQEGRGIGLANKLKAYALQEQGWDTVDANHQLGLPVDSRDYAIAYQMLKYFGIDAIRLLTNNPSKIAAVERYGIKVMERVPLEIEPTKESHRYLKTKKEKMGHLLAIS; from the coding sequence ATGAAGTATTCATTAGCAACAATAGAACATGCAGTGGAAACACTCAAAGCCGGTAAAATGGTTATTTTAATGGATGATGAGGATAGGGAAAATGAAGGAGATCTGGTCGTTGCGGCAGAATATGCAACTCCAGAGGCAATTAATTTCATGTCTCGTCATGGTTGTGGGTTGATCTGCTTGTCTATGGCTGATGAACTGATTGATAAATTACAATTACCCATGATGGCGCAAAATAATAAATCGCCTTATGGTACTGCATTTACTGTATCCATAGAGGCGGCAGAAGGTGTATCTACGGGTATTTCTGCTAAAGATAGGGCTCAGACAATTAAAGTAGCCATTAGTCCGGAAAGCGGGCCAAAGGATGTTATTTCTCCTGGGCATGTTTTTCCTTTAAGGGCTAAGAAGAAAGGCGTGTTGGAACGAGCGGGACAAACAGAGGGCAGTGTTGATTTGGCAAAGCTTGCTGGTTTAACTCCTGCCGCAGTGATTTGTGAAATTATCAATGAAGATGGCACCATGAGTCGACGCGATGAATTGGTTTTGTTTTCTCAAAAACATAATATCCCTCTGGTTACAATCAAAGATTTAATCGAATACCGAATCCGTCATGAAGCATTAATCGAAGCGGCTGCTTCAACTCGTATTCCTTTGCAAAACAAAGGTGATTTTAATATGACTGTGTTTGCAAATGAACTGGATTGTGCGGAGCATTTTGCTTTGGTCAAGCCACCTGTATTTGCCAATCGTGTGCCTTTAGTGCGTATTCACTCTGAATGTATTACTGGCGATATTTTTGGTTCTTGTAAGTGTGATTGTGGCAAACAATTAGAACAGTCTCTATCTCAAATTGCAGCTGAGGGAGGCGTTTTGATCTATTTGCGCCAAGAAGGGCGAGGAATTGGTTTAGCAAATAAACTAAAAGCTTATGCCTTGCAGGAGCAAGGTTGGGATACCGTTGATGCCAATCATCAACTGGGTCTTCCTGTTGACAGTAGGGATTATGCTATTGCCTATCAAATGCTGAAATATTTTGGTATTGACGCAATAAGGTTACTAACGAATAACCCATCAAAAATTGCCGCTGTCGAACGTTATGGAATAAAGGTTATGGAAAGAGTGCCTTTAGAAATAGAACCTACTAAGGAAAGTCATAGATATTTAAAAACTAAAAAAGAGAAGATGGGACATTTATTGGCAATAAGTTAG